In the genome of Hydra vulgaris chromosome 06, alternate assembly HydraT2T_AEP, the window TACTGAGCGCTTTTGAGACAGTGTGGCGGTTTTTTGGAACATGTCCAACTGGTTCTTGAAGAAGTTTAGGTTGTCAGTATTTACAATCTCATCTGGCAGGTGATTCTAGCTGTGGAAAACCACATGTTATATTCGTTAACAATTGCGACGAAGGTTTCTTGTTTACAAATTGTTTATGGTTATTAAGAAAACTTTTGAACCAACTTAGGGCTTTATCTCTCATACCAAAGCTTTTCAGCTTATTCAATAAGATGTGGTGAAGATTGGTAATAAGAGGTAAATAACAGCTCCAAAAGCCTTAGACAAACTAATGAATTTGCCTAGTATAAATTGAGAATTCTTAAAAGAATGGTTATACTACGCGAAACTTAGAGATTagtgtgtttaactaattaatcaattaactaaatttattttaataaaaaagaatgtacagttattttattatcaatataataaatGCTTTAACTTTATTGAGAATATCTATAACCACATCAAAAGAGTCAATTATGGCATTCCCATTTATACTATCAGGCGCAGTTTCGTAATTTCTTTTCAGTGCTTTAAACGCTATTTTATATTCACTTAATgttagatttgaaaaattagagttgaatttgttaataaaataaattcattaactGAGTTATTATCTACAAAAGAATCCTAAATCAGTTATTTTACTGGGTACGTACTTCATGGATACCcctttatactttttatcttattttattatttatgttttctaatttcttattaataacattataactTAACCTTTGTTTACATTCTTTGTTTACAttcaagtttaataaattatttcataaatttaaatgctttattttacCTAACTTGATTCGTTAGGACTCGTACTGGAACCCCACAGAGTTTCCAAGTTCATTTTTCAAAGGCTCTTGGGAAGGATTTTGGTGGGCTTTTGTTTCAATGACAACAGTAGGATATGGTGATCGTGCTCCTAAGTCATTTGTTGCAAGAGTCTTTGCGTTTTTCTGGGTTTTAGTAGGATTGGTGATTATTTCAATCTTCACCGCAACTGTTACAACCTCATTGACAACCCTATCACTTAGCAACGATGTTACTCTTTATGGTACAAATGTTGTGGCAATGAACAATAGTCAAGAACAAAGATATGGCATACAAAGCAATGCCGTTGTAAAACgtaagtttttgaaatattttacaaatatttaattgctCAAAGCTTAAactcttcaaaaataaaattgctgtaaacaatttaaagtatttgttaaaaatgaaaatgtttaattCTTAGCCGTGAGTAATATAGAAGAGTTTGTAGATCAAATAATCAATAAAGGAAGTGGTTCAGATGCAATTAATGGCGGTTTAATTGACAGTTATGTTGCAgggaattataataaaaaactaaataaaacccATGTTTATGTATCCGAAGTATTCGATTATCAATACGCTTACGGATTTGTAATTACCAATAAACTAAACGGACCACCTATGGAACAATGCCTACGAAAAACCCTTAGCTTAATGGATTCCCTCATTACTAATACAATTCAACAAATGATGACTGCAATACCGGTAAGAATACATAACGTTATTTTTAAGGTTATGCAATACTCAATAACCggattcaaaattttgaattgataatttaatagtaatagtaatataatatttagtaatagGTTTTAATACCCATTACTAAAgggcatttatttatttacaaagttatcaaataaagaaaacaataagcattaaaaaaactcgCATCCTCACTCTTTTCgtagaagttttatttttttcgactTCTGAATATactgtgtttttttcttttgaccaAGATTTTCTATTGTCGAATTTATagttttatgcatttttatgtTGCAGTTCTACTTGTTAGCTTTCTTTTAGCAACCTTCgacatttttagtaaaaacaaaatttaattgaaattaaccGAATTAAAGATATCTGTGAAAATGTTTAGTttgttaacttatatattttagcaTTTGAAAGTtctaagttttgaattttaattgatgtttttgaatttttaatatgatattaattattagtcattaatacataaaatttaatcGAAGCTTTACCAAATCGAAAATATTAGAGAAACGTTTAATTAtggttaattaaatttgatgcaAAGGTACTTCATTTTCGTGCGTTCaaagtttagaatttttattgaagtattggaagttttgtaattatatgcACTTATATGCATTTCAGAATAAAAGTCCTAGTTAAGCGAAGTTTTTGATTAAGGGACCCCAAAAAAACAGTACGAGTTAGTGAACTTAACAAGTGTACAACTTAAACAGATGATTTTAAAGTAAGTTGATAGAAAAAGTTCCAGGGGAATTTTTTCTATCAACTTATAAAGTCCGACTTAGTAAAAGTCCAACTTAGTAGAAGTTCGACTTATCTAGGATTCGAGTTAACGGGATTctgctgtatatatatgttagggTGGGTCAAAGAGTATAAAGTTTTAGCTGCACAAATCAAACATACTAATAAATGTGATCCTCCATTTCCTGAATAagatagtataaaaatttttgaataagaaatatttttagtgcCCCCAACTGACCCTTGAATATTTAATGGCCCCTTATATTatcttacaaaaattttttcaaaagaatgtcaacttggtactcaaaaaaagcaaaattttataaaattttcaaaaatagttgttatttttttataaaaataactattttagattttattgcataaaaatgattgttttttaacaattttgaaaaaaggtaAGTTTTTTCaagggttttttttattaaactttttaattaaaatttttatagatataccAGATATGGTggtataaaacaatatatatatatatatacatatatatatatatatatatatatatatatatatatatatatatatatatatatatatatatatatatatatatatatatacacagtcgactctcgatatctcgaacaCTAAGGGGACCGGaaaaaaagttcgagatatcgagagttcgagatatcaagaaaagggttgaaaataaataaaattgcctgactttcattaaaacaagttatttttctgacaaaaatcattaacaacaaaaactacaacttttggaaaaaatctgttatctgatattgctttaaattatcCATCTTTTCCATCTTCATTAAATCCTCAAGTTTTAGTGCTAGGGATTGTATTTCATTTCCGTATTTTGAGCTGTATAGCGAAGCATTTTGAATTGTTTCAAAAGTAATTTCTAATTGAATATCAGATGGGCGTGGCGTATCAATAGCTTCGTCAACGCTATCTTCAACTTCATTATCGTCGTTTTCAAAATTAGGGTCTAAAATCTGAGCAATGATTTCAGCATCAGTAGCAAGTGAACCGGTGGTTACTACATCGCAATCTAAACCAATGTAAGATTCCGCTGAGAGATCTTCTTGGACGGCAAGAGGATCTAACTCTCGCAAACAGTTAGGTTCTtctgtcaaaaatttaaaagaatgatCATCATCAGCTTCTTCAATACTCttgtttgttttgctgataccagcttttttaaagcagttgatGACAGTCTCCTTCGACACAGCATTCCACGAAGAAACAAGATCTTTCATTGCTTGAAGTATAGAAATTTTTGGCATGGGTTCGTTATTATCGACAGCCTTGATACACAAACGCACAATTTTGTGACGAAAATGAGCTTTAAGACTTCGTATTACGCCTTGATCCATGGGCTGAAGGACAGATGTGGtgttaggggggggggggaaataTTAGGTTGATGTTGCTTAGCCCTTCAATGTGTGGGTGGGCAGAACAGTTATCCACCAGGAGTGCTACTTTCCTGTCTTGAGCACGAAAAAATGAGTCAAGTTTCATTACCCATTCTGTAAAAAGGTCTCCGGTCATCCAActttttagctgatttttatATGTGCAAGGAAGTTGTTTAATGTGCTTAAAACACCGTGGGTTTTTAGATTTTCCAATAACAAACATAGGTAATTTTTCTCCCATTGCACTCCCTGCTGCTATGTCTGTTAGTCTgactttactattttttccCCCAAAACATTTTTCTCGTGATAAATGGAATGTTTTGTTTGGTAGGCACTGGTAAAATAGTCCAAACTCATcggcattgaaaatgttttcaagCTTGTAATTCAAAAGCAATGTTGGAAGTGTAGTTTCATTCCACGAAGCAGTCATATTATTCGTCACGGCGGCACTTTCgcctgaaattattttaaagctgaTGCCGTTCCTAAAAATAGGAAcagaataattgaattttaattacacgtttaaaaaactaaataaattaaatataaacagatacatgttatttgtttatattaaaattgaacaagATTTGACAAAATTTAACTGACCTTTTTTTCCAATTATGAAACCAACAATCAGATGCTTTAAAATCCAACTCTCCTAATGCTTCTGCGAATTTTAGTGCCTTTTCTTTTAGTATGGTACCATCAATTGGTACTTGTTGACTTCTTTTTGCAACGAACCACGTGTATATGGCCTTgtctacatttttgaaattaccaCTACGAAGTTTCTTCCGTTTAGATTTTGTGCCATTTTTTTCCAGTGAGATTAATaacttggttttatttttaatccaggTTGATAATGTGTTCTTTGGGACTCCATACTTTTTAGCAACCTATTTGTTAGACATCCCAGTCTCTAGCTCTTTTAATGCCttgcatttttctattatagatTTGTTCGTGAGTTTTCGTTTAACGAGCGGCATGTTGCTGCGTTtgacaaaaagaataaattatatattgaaggaaaacttttcagaaattcgattcttaaaaaaaatcgaatttaaaaatcgaattaaaattttttttttttcgaaaattggaatttaaaaaaattaaattttattaaaacatttttgaaaaaaaaaatgttgaaaagttcGAGATAACGAGAGAAAATTGCCCTGTGGACCGAAAATATTGTTCGAGATACCAAAAAGTTCGAGATAATAAggttcgagatatcgagaggATTTTAGCCTAAACTAGTACGTTATGTCCATGGGACCGCTAAAAAAGAGAGtcgactgtatatatatatatatatatatatatatatatatatatgtatatatatatatatatatatatatatatatatatatatatatatatatatatatatatatatatatatatatatatataattaactaatttaatgttgttaaaactaatttgtcaaaaaaaaacttatttgtcaaaactaatttaatgGTGTTACGACTTTGAAACAATTTGACTGTTGactaaattaattagtttttaaaaaaaaaaaagtcgacCAAAATTGACTAATCGACTAATCaatattgaaattatatatatatatatatatatatatatatatatatatatatatatatatatatatatatatatatatatatatatatatatatatatatatataatatatgtatatatattatatatatatatatatattatatatatatatatatatatatatatatatatatatatatatatatatatatatatatacatatatatacatgccgTTCTTATAATAACAGCATGTACTTTTATTTGTTCGATTTcaatttatctataaaatatttaaattgaataaacaaacaatataaaaaggaAGTTACAATAGTAAAATTtacaatactaaaaataaaaaaagtaatctcaatagttaaaaaaaaagggacaaaagataaaatgtcattttataTGTCCTAATTTTATATTTCCTTTAATATGTCTTTCAAATGTCAATTTATGTTAATGTTCAGCTCAATCTGGTATAAGTCAAATTCACCATTCTGTACTGATTTCTGCAGCACTTGAAAGTAGCTCTTTGAAAGGCGTTGATAGCATTTTTGCTATCTTTGACACAATGGGAAACTAACATACTACAGCATTAAAAAgagcaaattatattaaaacgaTTAGACGTatcttgttttaatttgttaaaataacaataaaatatttttgccagAACCGGAACCGAACCTAATAGAAACCGAAACCGGAACCGAAAACCAAGTAtagtatatattgttttttaaaagttagttttaatttaaacaaaatattaaattaataaaaataactaataacagAATTCACAAAATGGTTCGTGAAATTTTTGGTCTTTTTCGGAATTAGAGTCAACTTTTGAAGGAGCTTGAACCTAGTTTGAACCTAGTGTTTTTTGGGGTTGTCTAATACTCTTGAAACTTTGCCGTTGAACTGATGTATTTTTGGATTGTTTGCTTCAATTATGAAGTATTTTTAtgctaaacttgtttttctttttggatTCATTTTGTTAGAATGAAATATAAGACGGTTTTTCAATGCTGCTGGTTTGCGTCagatacaaatgttaaaaatataattgacaaGTTATTTGTATTTCCaatatttattgtaatgatTGCTTCGCAAAAATTCCCTTAAGACAATAATTAACAATATGCTCTCTGTGGACAAATATTAACGATTTCAACACTACAATTCCCGTAAGAAAATTATAGCGTTGAAATTGTTGTCCAATTGGACATTGTTTTCCAAGGGAAATTCTCGTGtgaatgcaattaaaaacaGTTGCGCTAAACTCAAGAGTTGACTAAAGAGAAACAACAGATAATTTAACACtttatagattatataaaattagGGTAAAAGTTGGATTTTTGTAATTAactgtaatatttaatatatatatctatttatataaaactttacaagatatgaatattaatttaaacaagaaaattatttcgTTTTCAAACAAAGCAAAATCTTATTTCCGTTAATTCTCAAgcttatcattaaatttaaaaaactttttttaaatttattttttcaaaatgatgaTGCTTAATAAAGCTTTAAGATATCCATTTTCGGTAGCATTTTGAGCTAACATCCGGCCGGAACCGAAATCTTAAACAAAATCATAACCGGAACCGGAACCGAACCAAATCGAATTTTAGCTGATCACTACGTATGAGTTGTTATCAAAACCATCAACCCCTCCTCCCCTCCTCACCAAAAGCGTAACGTAATTTATTGACGACCCgtaataaagttttgttattaaatgatttatcttacgaattaaattacttattttacgGATAAAGACTTGTTATTAAAagatttgttattaaaaattatcttacttatcgtatttttatatttacacattGTTTTTGTagattcattgttttttaaaaaatatttccagactttacttttatggaagcttatttaacattttgtttctaccaaaaaaaataaaaataaagtttacattaaaattaagtCAACGGAGTGGTCTAAAATAACACTTTATTGTTCTCTTTCATTTTCGCTCTTTAATATTTAATCGTTCTATGCTTTCTTTCTGCGTTCTTcactctacttttttttttatacgatCTTTGTCCTACGTTCttcaattttcattaaattttctaCGATTTTTGTTCTACAATCTTTGTTCTACAGTCTAAGTTTTCAGCCGTTCTTCTGATTAGCCTGGTTCACTTGTTGTTTCCTCGCAATAAAAACgttgttaaaattataatgcttttttcttcaaaaaaaaaaaatttcttcttcaataaataaaaactctcttgttacataaatttatattgtaatctACAATTATTGCTATAAAAAACCGCTCGAACGTATTAAAAATGATGTGGTGGAATAATGTAGCAAAATTCAGAAATTCACAATTAATGATTGTCGCATTTTTTGAttgtcaaaaaacaaaataagaaatagtgacaaaaataaatttattgaatagtGTCGAAAACACATTGAAGGAATAGTGTCGCAAgtgaatttaatgaatagtatcgaaagaaaaaaaaaggaatagtatTGCAAGTGAATTTAATCTTATCTAACAAACTAGTACACGCAAGGAGTGTAAATACATTGACTGACTAAATgggtagaacatgcaaggagtgccGTTATAGAAAATGTGGGTTTTAGTGTAGACAAAGTCtaccaatttaaaattaaatatttttgtaaacaatatatatttttatacttacatataCCAGCAATACTAATAATACCAGCATAtacttttattgtatattaaatttttctttgaagaaaataattttgacatTATGCTggcttattattaatattactatttctGATAGAACAACAATAATAAGTTAGAAAACCTattccttttttataatttttgacattatttcttttttactattggcaacactattccttttttttctttttttttttttttgcgacgatagacctttttaatatattcaacactattttaaagtttatttttcaacacCATTCCTGTCACTCAAGGTGTTAAGGTGAGTCATCTTGTTATAGTATACTTTAGTATATTTTAGTACAACATATTACTATATACTACACTTAATGTAATATAGTACACTTAATGTAATATAGTACACTTAATTTACATAGATGTATAGTACAGTTCAGTGACGGTCCCTCTCAATTTGAAAGGGctacaaattatatatacaagttATTTTAAATCGAATACAGTATAATAATACCACAcatctttaatataatttcttGCTACTAGGATATGTCTAAAACATTCCAAACACGTAGAAGAAGTAAGTTTATggaatttaaataatagattttttttaaagttagtttaaacatattttttttaaagttagtttagaTGAAAATAGTGTgtgcaaaaaaacttaattatgaaaaaaattttttgcattctaaagtcacaaatatttttcttaaaaataaattcttttcagaaaaatatcatcaatatCGATTTGTTTTTGCTAATTCTAAGCAGTTATATTTTCTCAAGTTTaacaaacaaaagttatattttcttaagttaaatttaacaaacaaaatgtgTCAAAGTAGCCATTGTTAGTTGGAGCTTTCGTTAGGTCTAAATATTGctaatattagaaaaaacttgcTCTACGCATAGTCACAAGAAATATGACTATGCTCTATGGAAGCATTTGTGCCGAACATGCTGTAGTATAAAgctacaaagaataaaaaaaaatactatagtaaaaattaacaaaagctattttaatataagttcatatgcaaaaatatgaaaaacataaataaatggaaaaataaaggtcaaaacttaaataaattgtttttagaaaccAGATCAATCAGCTGCAGAACAAAAATCATCAAGTTTGTTTGATCCAAATAGTGCCATATTTCAACAAGCTGTTTTTATATGCTTGGgtataatattctttttaactGTGTGTGGCGTTGCATGGGAGTATTGCTACTGGAGACCAAAACAAAAGATAAACGAAGCTACAGATAAAggtttaaaacataattattaaactttattaaaaatacgtaaattaaatagaagtaattaaaataaattttttttaaaagatctaaataaatgtttatctaAGGTCTCAAAGACTATGGCCATATGATTTGAGACTTAGATTAAGATCAGATTAAGATCATATTATTTTAGGCCTCAGAATAcgacattttaatttaaacatctttaattttaataaaattatatagtaCAAAAATATGTATATCAAATAgagttaatttgaataaaaaacagttgaaagatttaaatttaacaatttgtgtGACTAATCCCCTCTTAGCAAAACCCGGTTCGATTGAAGTAAGTGTATTTCTGGAGCGAGTGTAAAAAATGATGTAAAGttgtg includes:
- the LOC100208449 gene encoding uncharacterized protein LOC100208449, whose translation is MKTFNFIVFFIYIKGLLADQCPNSTQPSLSQCSLNINIQYWNVQPYETIFKSIIETAVRSCCGDCVNFTYNIPVSDSEALKALIGANYSDIAFPIYGDMVTTTFQNYPYFPIVESPGVIYIQKNVKVGQSASAVISAVLQGWPVLVLTVIMAALSGIIMWALDSYWNPTEFPSSFFKGSWEGFWWAFVSMTTVGYGDRAPKSFVARVFAFFWVLVGLVIISIFTATVTTSLTTLSLSNDVTLYGTNVVAMNNSQEQRYGIQSNAVVKPVSNIEEFVDQIINKGSGSDAINGGLIDSYVAGNYNKKLNKTHVYVSEVFDYQYAYGFVITNKLNGPPMEQCLRKTLSLMDSLITNTIQQMMTAIPKPDQSAAEQKSSSLFDPNSAIFQQAVFICLGIIFFLTVCGVAWEYCYWRPKQKINEATDKEEEQFDTPHSTFEELVASQCQELEDAMVTEVMTFYKAFNKKLDEIRQRNLRENYGEKDPKWLEGSNIGLKTF